Sequence from the Sulfuracidifex tepidarius genome:
AAGGCATTGAAATTCCGAGCAAAAGGGAAGTATATCCTAAAGACGTTAAGAGGAGGGAATCGACGCTCACCAGATAGTGCGTGCTTATTCCCCCGTTGAATGTGAAGATCCTGAAGAGCGAATGAAACACATTGTTCCCGTGCAGGACTTCTAAAATCAGTATGACAACCACTGTGATTGTTATCACGAGGACTAGGTTAGTCAACCTCTTCATCACGTAAACGCTCAATGAACCGCTGGGACTTCTGCTCTCAGCTAACTTCCCTATAGCCTTGTACTGAACTAAGTAGAGAAGAGTCTTCAGTCCCAAAAGGGTTCCGAAGAAGACTGCGAACATGGCGTAAACTGAAAGGTAAGCGTAAGGCTGAACGTACCCCTCAATAGAGTAAACATAGAAAGACGTCGAATTCAGCTTTACCGGACCTATCTGAGAAACGTTCTCCTTTTCCCCGTTTACGAAAAGTACTGGATGTGGAAGACCATGTGTCAGTACAGACCAATATCTGTACTGCCAATCTGAAGGGGGAAACGCACAGCTGCCGTATCCGTAGTTTACATCCTTATAAGGTTCGGAAATAATTGAAACATAGGAAAAAAGAATTCCAGAAAAGAGGAAGGCCAAGCTTATGGCCGCTAGAATGTAAGGGTTCATTTGCTTTGAGAGAAATTAAACGGGTAAAGTATAAGTTTATCCATGCATGAATCATCCTCTCTTTTAAAAAATAGAAATAAAAGCTCCTGAGATGGCGCCAACACAAGCTTTCTTTATCTCAACATGTTTTGAACCTGAAACGCGTCGAGAAGAAACTCGTTGAACAGAGGCTTTGTTAACTACTCTAGTCCAGCCTAGGTTAGTAACTTGTTGAAGACCAGTACTCTATGGTTCAACTGGTTCCCCTAAACTGAAATCGGGATAAAACTGGGAAAAACGGTTCCTAAAACTAGCCTTATTCTTCGTGACAAGAGATAAGAAAGAATATATCGAGAAGCATGGATGATGCAAGCGGAAAAGGAGGAAAAGCAGAAAATAAGGGAAAGGATCTGGAGGATTTTGGAAGAGAACAAGTTAGCTTCGTTTCCCAGACCGGTCTACGGCAGGATACCAAACTTTAAGGGGTCTTCTAAGGCTGCAGAGAGGCTCTCGTCACTGGACATCTTCAAGAAGTCTTCGCTAATCAAGGTGAATCCGGATTCCCCTCAAAGCAAAGTTAGAGAGTTAGTCCTTAGCGCTAAGAAGAAGCTCCTAGTTCCTACTCCGAGGCTTAAGGGCGAATTTTACCTTCTGGACGGAAAGGAAACCGATTCCAGGAACTTCACCATAAAGGCAATAGCTTCTCACGGCGAGAGAGTTAGGATAGAGAACATAGACAAAGTGGACTTGATAGTAGTGGGGTCAGTAGCTGTTACGCTAAACGGTGATAGAGTAGGAAAGGGCGAAGGATACAGCGAGCTGGAGTACGCTATCCTCAGGGAGCTCGAGAAGGTAAACGAGAGGACCCCTGTAGTGACAACAGTTCATGAAGTCCAGATAGTTGACATGATACCCAGAGAGCCCTTCGATCTCGCTTTAGACGTTATAGTCACACCTGAGAGAACTATCACTGTCCCTAATGCCAGGAAGCCTGAAGGCCTGCTCCTGGATTACCTAGAAATGGAGAAAGTCGATGAGACCCCATTCCTTAAGGAATATTTAAAGCGTTACCATCCTAATTACTTCCATGGCAAGGTTTCAAGTTGATTATGAACTGAAGTGTGACAGGAACGAGGTTTTGAACAAGTTAAAGGACATCAGATCAATTCCCACGTACTGGAAAGGAACCAGGGAACTACAAGTGATCTCTGATGATGGAAAAGTTGCGTACGCTAAGGTCAGGTTCGCTTTCCCCGCTTCGGGTAAGGTGAGAATAACTAGGCTGGATGACGGGATCAGGATGGACTACCTTGAAGGACCGTTCACAGGATATCAGGAGACCTTGGTAGGGACAGAGAAGATAGTTTCGACCTGGGATGTTAAATTCAACTGGATGTTCAAAATGATGGAGAAAAAGAACGTGGAGCACTTCAAGGAAGGAACTAAACACGCCCTGATGAGATTGCAGGGTATCGAAGTTCAGCCATGACCTATCAGCAGGGTGAGAACTGCAAGTTTTAAAATCTCGTCCTTCTCTAGACCGACCTCTTGAAGGTTTTCGATTGCCTCGGCTATATCATCCTCTAACTCAACGGAAATTTCTTTCACATTTTCCCTTTTTTAACGGAGGCTAAAAAGCTCATCCTAAACGCTTTGGCACCTTATCCTGTGGAAAGCTCCAGTAATGACAGATCACTTGGTCACCTTGGATTCGACCTTCCTCTCATACTCTCTTATAATCCTGTAGGAGAGCGAATTCAGTTCTCCGTTGTTCTTGACGAAAGGTATCACCATGTCCTCTTCATGTATGTAAAATACGTACTCCAGATCTCTTCCGCCCAAGTTTCTCACTATATATTCAAGGTTTTTCTCGTCGTCGTATGAAGAGAAATTATTGATAAGGTCGTCAAGCTGAGGTATGAAGGACTTCATTACCTTTTGACAACTCTCAACTTCCTCCCCATCCATTATATCTCTCCCTCCTATCGTTACGCACGATTTCTCGTTAAAGGAGATCCTTTTTCCTTCCTCGTGAATCTCTATCAGTACCCTGTTACCCTTCTCGTCAAGGTACTCCTTGAAGAAGATCTTCCCAGAGGGCTCTATCCCAGTTATGAGGATTTTCAACTCTTCATCCCTCTAGGAGCAGGTGAATGTGGTACCTTATGCAATCCATGAAACGATCGTGATGGTCTCCGCTCTTTACTGCTATGTAGTCCAACACGGCTTCGTTCTTCAATAGAGCCTCTGCATATGCCTTGGTGAAATCGCTTCCTTCTATGAGGGGAGTTATATCCGTGAATAAATTGACTTTTCTCCTACCTTTGACTTTCTCCTCAATGAATGGGTCGGTCTCCCTTATTAGCTTAGATATCACCTTCTCTACGTCGTCTCTGCTCATTCCTAACTCTTTAGCTATAGCCTTCACGGGACGGTTCTTACATCGCCTTATAGAGACTTCCCTTATTTTGTCCATAAATAGAGTTAACCAAGAGGAAAATTAAGCTCTTGATAAAATCTTCAATATATATGAAAAAGTTAAAAAAGAGGGAATTGAAATCAGGACTTAGCTACCTTCTCGGTGTCGCTCTCTCTCCACGGTTCTGGTTTCTTGACGAACTTTACATCACTCTTTATTCCGGCTAGTCTCTTGGCCACTTCCTCGGCGTAGTTGAAGTCGTAAAGTCTGCTAAACATTATCCTCTGTGCTGCAGGGCTTCCTGCACCGTGGACTGACTCTATCATGAATGCCACTCCGAGGCTAGTGTTCTCAAGGAGCCTAGTCATCCTCAATCTGTCCTCTGCTGAGTAGTCCATCATGCCTTGCATGTACTTTTCGATGTATCCCCTTAGCTTGGGGTTCTTGAGGTCCCACTCACTCGGGGCAGTACCTAACATGCCTCCAGCTATGTCGGTTGTTATCTTTGTTATCTCGGACGGGAACCTCGTCACAAGGTGCTTCGTGACGTTAGCGTGCATGGGGTTGACCCACCAAGCGTCTCCGACCTTCACTGCGTTCAAGCTCGCAGCTATCCCAGCAGCGTACATGGTCTCGGTCAGGAAAACTGCCTCAGTAAGCTTGTCCTGAATGTGAGATGCCTTCTCAACTCCGTTCTGCCTTGCCAAGTTAGATGCCGATCCTATTATAACGTCGGCCAGTCCTGCCTTACATCCTCCGTATCCCTGTCTGTGATAAGCCGAGAATATCTCAACCAAAGTACCGCTGAACTCCCAGTCCCCCAGCATGAAGACTCTGTCCATCGGAACGAAGACGTTGTCGAATATCACTAAACCCTCGTGGTTGTAGAAGTAAGGAAGGCCGTCTATGTCTCCTCCTTCAAAACGTCTAGCGTCGTTCAGTTGTCTTCCCACGACTATTTTAACTCCCTCAGTATCGAGGGGGATTGCGAAAGCTACAGCGTAGTCCTTGTCCTCCTTCGTCATTGCCCTAGTAGGAAGCACTATTATTTCCTCGCTGGCAGCTACTCCTGTTATGTTAGCTTTAGCCCCGGAAACATATATCCCGTCCTTAGTGACTTGGTTTACCTTAACGTAAACGTCTGGATGTGGCTGTTCGTGGGGCTTCAAAGTCCTCACGCCCTTAGCGTCAGTCATTGCTCCTGCTAAAGCTATGTCCTCCTTCTGCACATGAGTTAAGTATTCAACGAACCTCTGATGATAGTCCTTCCTTCCCTTCTCAGCCATGATAGATGTTGTTATGTAAAGTGTGTTTAACGCGTCAAATCCTACACATCTCTGGAAACAAGCCCCTACCTTATGGCTTATTTTCCTGAGCAACTTCACCTTAGCAGCTAAGTCCTCTGGAGATCTATGTATGTGAGTGAACCTGTTGACTTCCTCGTTTAGAAATTGGCTCCACGCTCTCCCTAGGTCCTTGGAGTCCTCGTCCCAAGCTGCGTCATAAGTAGCCTTAAACGCCATCACTGAGGGCTTCAAGAATGGGTTCTTAGTTACGTCGTCTACTTCCTTCCCCATTACGAAAATTTCAGCTTTGCTCCTGTGTGATATAGCCTCCAGATATTGTTCTCCTGTTCTTAAAACCATACCAAGTTAATCTCGGATTTAAAGTTTTTAAGCTTTAGTATAATTTGGCATAATATTTGGAATAATTTCTTTCCAGCTCTGAGTTTCTAGCACGTTTTTTAACACCGAAGAGAAGATATGGACATGAACATTTCCATTAACTCACAGACTCCACCAGTGAGGTTCACCCTTACCTACAAGGACTTAATAGAGAAATACGGGAATTTGGAGGTCCCGGTGGGTCTTTCCTTTCTAAGTAGAGAAGACTATCACGTTTCAGTAGGAGGAGTATCTAAGATGATGATAAATCTCCTGGAGAGGAGCTGCTTCAACAAGAAGAGATGGGTCTCTCTAGGTCCGGGGTACCCACCAGAGGTTATAATGAACGGGGTTGAGCTCAGTTTCGTCAACATGGACCCTAAACCGTTATCGCTTTACACTAAGTTCAAGGAAGGCATATACAATGAGAGCCACGACGTCTCCAAGTACCAAATAGAAG
This genomic interval carries:
- a CDS encoding ABC transporter permease subunit, which codes for MNPYILAAISLAFLFSGILFSYVSIISEPYKDVNYGYGSCAFPPSDWQYRYWSVLTHGLPHPVLFVNGEKENVSQIGPVKLNSTSFYVYSIEGYVQPYAYLSVYAMFAVFFGTLLGLKTLLYLVQYKAIGKLAESRSPSGSLSVYVMKRLTNLVLVITITVVVILILEVLHGNNVFHSLFRIFTFNGGISTHYLVSVDSLLLTSLGYTSLLLGISMPFSVFAGSAIAMRNLSTPSTLFREWKYVGSSLASWVIGLSLIYAFHYGIPLFPSGGVGSPLFMYLVLPVTSLVIPTIGITANRMYDVVSKFRSTENVKYEIKGLSSEVLLYRHVFGRIGVVLLNSISSIFSEFLLSDFFTEVTFAVPGIGFLSWEAVVHGDYLVLEGIFLLYTVIIAVSNLISDLVYGLFDPRVRVRR
- a CDS encoding 5-formyltetrahydrofolate cyclo-ligase, which produces MMQAEKEEKQKIRERIWRILEENKLASFPRPVYGRIPNFKGSSKAAERLSSLDIFKKSSLIKVNPDSPQSKVRELVLSAKKKLLVPTPRLKGEFYLLDGKETDSRNFTIKAIASHGERVRIENIDKVDLIVVGSVAVTLNGDRVGKGEGYSELEYAILRELEKVNERTPVVTTVHEVQIVDMIPREPFDLALDVIVTPERTITVPNARKPEGLLLDYLEMEKVDETPFLKEYLKRYHPNYFHGKVSS
- a CDS encoding 4-hydroxyphenylacetate 3-hydroxylase family protein, whose product is MVLRTGEQYLEAISHRSKAEIFVMGKEVDDVTKNPFLKPSVMAFKATYDAAWDEDSKDLGRAWSQFLNEEVNRFTHIHRSPEDLAAKVKLLRKISHKVGACFQRCVGFDALNTLYITTSIMAEKGRKDYHQRFVEYLTHVQKEDIALAGAMTDAKGVRTLKPHEQPHPDVYVKVNQVTKDGIYVSGAKANITGVAASEEIIVLPTRAMTKEDKDYAVAFAIPLDTEGVKIVVGRQLNDARRFEGGDIDGLPYFYNHEGLVIFDNVFVPMDRVFMLGDWEFSGTLVEIFSAYHRQGYGGCKAGLADVIIGSASNLARQNGVEKASHIQDKLTEAVFLTETMYAAGIAASLNAVKVGDAWWVNPMHANVTKHLVTRFPSEITKITTDIAGGMLGTAPSEWDLKNPKLRGYIEKYMQGMMDYSAEDRLRMTRLLENTSLGVAFMIESVHGAGSPAAQRIMFSRLYDFNYAEEVAKRLAGIKSDVKFVKKPEPWRESDTEKVAKS